TGGGCTCCCAGGGAACCCTGGGCAACAGGCGGCAGTGCGCGAGAAAGCCGTGCCACGAATACGTGAGCTTCACGGTGGCGGACTTCGAGGAGCAGGGACCGGGGACCGCCGTCGATTTTCAGGGCCTCGCCCTGAACGTCAGCGACAGCGGCATGTGCCTGCGTGCCGACTTCCCCATAGACAGGGGCAACACCCTTTATCTGCAGGACGGCGCAGAGCAGAAGGCGGCCCAGGTGCAGTGGAGCATCCCCCTCGGGGAAAACGAGTACCGGATGGGGCTTCGTTTCCTTTAGGCGGAAGGGCGGTCAGGGGACCTCGATGCCGTACTTCTTGGTCCGGTACCGCATGGTGTCGTAGCTTATATTGAGAAGCTTGGCTGCACGGGTCATGTTGTAGTCGGTCTTTCGCAGGGCCTCTTCGATCATCCCCCGTTCGATTTCCTTCAGAGACATCGACGTCTGCCGGGCATCCGGGGAGGGCCTCTGCCCCATTATCTCGACGGGTTTTATGATCTCCTGGGGCAGGTGGTCCGGCGTGATGACCTCGGCGCTCTCCAGGACCGCTATCCTTTCCACGACGTTCCTCAGTTCCCGGACATTCCCGGGCCATTGGTAGGACTGAAGGACCTCCTCCGCTTCCGGGGAGAAGGCCCTCGGCGTCCTCTTGTTGTACCGGGAGGTGAAGTGCCGGAGAAAGTGTCCGGCCAGGGCCGGGATGTCTTCCCCGCGCTCCCTCAGGGCGGGCATCTGGACGGAAAAGGTGTTCAACCGGTAGAAGAGGTCCATGCGGAACTCCCCGGCGTCCATGGCGCTCTTGATGTCCCGATTGGTGCTGGCGATGACCGTGACGTCCACGGGGATGTCCTTTCGTCCCCCGATGCGCCGGACGGTCCTTTCCTCAAGCACCCTGAGGAGCCGCGTCTGCAGGTCCTGTTTCATGTCGGCTATTTCGTCAAGGAGAATCGAGCCGCCGTCGGCGAGCTCGAAGACGCCTTTCTTCTCGGCCTTGG
This is a stretch of genomic DNA from Nitrospirota bacterium. It encodes these proteins:
- a CDS encoding sigma-54 dependent transcriptional regulator; translated protein: MSTSEKKGRIFILDDDELIAEMLARSLRKEGYEIQAETDTTDIVKKIESWHPDVTMLDIRLPDISGMQVLKELKERQVDAEVVMLTADDTAETAVECMKLGAADYLTKPFNIEEVQIVLHNLMEKERLLKEVTYLRRVSSELVQKDIIGISLAVNQLKSQMEKMAQAGVSTVLITGESGTGKEVLARYFHHMKYPDGHAPFIAVNCTALPESLIESELFGHEKGAFTDAKAEKKGVFELADGGSILLDEIADMKQDLQTRLLRVLEERTVRRIGGRKDIPVDVTVIASTNRDIKSAMDAGEFRMDLFYRLNTFSVQMPALRERGEDIPALAGHFLRHFTSRYNKRTPRAFSPEAEEVLQSYQWPGNVRELRNVVERIAVLESAEVITPDHLPQEIIKPVEIMGQRPSPDARQTSMSLKEIERGMIEEALRKTDYNMTRAAKLLNISYDTMRYRTKKYGIEVP